The following are from one region of the Georgenia sp. M64 genome:
- a CDS encoding HIT family protein, whose product MDCLFCRIAAGTEPAHVVLETDDVVGFLDTRPVFKGHTLVVPRRHVVTLPDLPDELLAPFLGATRAVAAAMTSALGAQGSFVAMNNVVSQSVAHLHAHVVPRTKGDGLRGFFWPRSRYDDDEARQYADRLRGVLGRADRPAAGQDAAHPGGAAGRGRILDTPDAPW is encoded by the coding sequence GTGGACTGCCTCTTCTGCCGCATCGCCGCCGGGACCGAGCCGGCCCACGTGGTGCTCGAGACCGACGACGTCGTGGGCTTCCTCGACACCCGGCCGGTCTTCAAGGGCCACACCCTGGTGGTGCCGCGCCGCCACGTCGTGACGCTGCCCGACCTGCCCGACGAGCTCCTCGCCCCGTTCCTCGGCGCCACCCGGGCCGTGGCCGCCGCGATGACCTCGGCGCTCGGCGCCCAGGGGTCCTTCGTGGCGATGAACAACGTCGTGAGCCAGAGTGTGGCGCACCTGCACGCCCACGTCGTCCCGCGCACCAAGGGCGACGGTCTGCGCGGCTTCTTCTGGCCGCGGAGCCGCTACGACGACGACGAGGCCCGGCAGTACGCCGACCGGCTCCGCGGGGTCCTCGGCCGGGCCGACAGGCCCGCGGCGGGCCAGGACGCGGCGCACCCCGGCGGAGCCGCAGGCCGGGGACGAATCCTTGACACCCCCGACGCCCCCTGGTGA